One Oryza sativa Japonica Group chromosome 8, ASM3414082v1 DNA window includes the following coding sequences:
- the LOC4346116 gene encoding probable auxin efflux carrier component 5c, translating into MIGWGDVYKVVGAMAPLYFALGLGYGSVRWWRFFTAEQCAAINTMVVYFSMPFFTFDFVVRTDPFAMNYRVIAADAVSKAIAIAAMAAWARTRCGCAAAKAGAQSWSITGFSLAALNNTLVVGVPLLDAMYGRWAQDLVVQIAVVQSMVWFPLLLMAFELRKAWVVGGGGGVGPAVMSSSSPPEKQSDVEMNGAVVAAPGGGGGVRLPFWATARTVGLKLARNPNVYASVLGVVWACIAYRWHLSLPGIVTGSLQVMSRTGTGMSMFSMGLFMGQQERVIACGAGLTALGMALRFVAGPLATLVGAAALGLRGDVLHLAIIQAALPQSIASFVFAKEYGLHADVLSTAVIFGTLISLPILIAYYAVLGFV; encoded by the exons ATGATAGGATGGGGAGATGTGTACAAGGTGGTGGGGGCAATGGCGCCGCTGTACTTCGCGCTGGGGCTAGGGTACGGGTCGGTGAGGTGGTGGAGGTTCTTCACGGCGGAGCAGTGCGCCGCCATCAACACCATGGTGGTCtacttctccatgcccttctTCACCTTCGACTTCGTCGTCCGCACCGACCCGTTCGCCATGAACTACCgcgtcatcgccgccgacgcggtGTCCAAGGcgatcgccatcgccgccatggcggcgtgggcgcgcacgcgctgcggctgcgccgccgccaaggcCGGGGCGCAGTCGTGGTCCATCACCGGGTTCTCCCTCGCCGCGCTCAACAACAcgctcgtcgtcggcgtgcCGCTGCTCGACGCCATGTACGGGAGGTGGGCGCAGGACCTCGTGGTGCAGATCGCCGTCGTGCAGTCCATGGTGTGGTTCCCGCTCCTGCTCATGGCGTTCGAGCTCCGCAAGGCctgggtcgtcggcggcggcggcggcgtcgggccgGCGgtgatgtcgtcgtcgtcgccgccggagaaGCAGAGCGACGTCGAGATGaacggcgccgtcgtcgcggcgccgggcggcggcggcggcgtccggctaCCGTTctgggcgacggcgaggacggtgGGGCTGAAGCTGGCGAGGAACCCGAACGTGTACGCCAGCGTTCTCGGCGTCGTGTGGGCGTGCATCGCGTACAG GTGGCACCTGAGCTTGCCGGGGATCGTGACGGGGTCGCTGCAGGTGATGTCCAGGACTGGCACGGGGATGTCCATGTTCAGCATGG GGTTGTTCATGGGGCAGCAGGAGAGGGTGATAGCGTGCGGGGCGGGGCTGACGGCGCTGGGGATGGCGCTGCGGTTCGTCGCCGGTCCGCTCGCCacgctcgtcggcgccgccgccctcggcctCCGCGGCGACGTCCTGCACCTCGCCATCATACAG GCCGCACTGCCTCAATCGATTGCTTCCTTCGTTTTCGCAAAGGAGTATGGGCTTCATGCCGATGTACTCAGCACGGC GGTTATATTCGGAACATTGATCTCTCTGCCGATTCTGATTGCATATTACGCGGTTCTGGGCTTTGTCTAA